The genomic segment GTGAAGGACCAGCGAGTCGTGCTTGGGCAAGCGCAGCATCAGCAAAGACGCGTGCCGCCCCAAATGCTCCTCCCAAATAGCTCAGAAAGCCTTGCTTGACCAACACCTGTGCTGGCTCTCCAGGATCAGTTGACGCTTTGTGAAAATGTGCCAGCGCATCACGGTAGTAGGCCGCCGCTCCCTGGAGATCACGGGTCGCGAGCGCGACATCGCCTAAGACATGCAGGCAGAGTGCGATGTCACGTGGATCTTGGAGTTCCCGCCGGAGCGTCAGTGCTTGGTGATAAAGGTCCTGGGCGGTAGTGTAGTCCCCACGGGCAAACGCAACGAGTCCAAGCTGGAAGATCGTATCGGCGAGGTGCTCGCGTTCCTGCAACGCTTGGAAACAGCCAAGGGCATCAGCGAGCGATGCAGCGGCGTCATCGTAGTCACCTTGGATGAAGGCAAGCCGACCGGCAACGAACTTCAAAATTGCAGCAGGCAAGGTTCCTGGTTGAACATCAGGCCGCTGGAGGCACGCGGCAATCCAGCGTCGGCCTTCGCTCGTCGCCTGGCTGGACCAGAACGACCAAAGCCCCCAGGCAAAGGCAGCAAGTTGATCGGGATCACCATGCTCAAGCAGCCATTGCGCAGCACGGCGCAAGTCCGGCAGTGCACGCGTGAGTCGCGCGATCCAGTCTGGCTGCTCTGGGCCCCGAAGCTGACTCTGCGTAGCCAGCGCAATGTACTGCGCGGCATGGCGTGCGTTAACTTCCTCAGCCCGCGGTGAACGAGCCAGCACAGCTGCCGCATATTGCCGCACCGGATCGAGCAGGCGGTAGTGAGCAATGTTGTCTTGCCATTCGACAACAAGCAGTGATTTCCGGGCAAGCACATCAAGCAGATCAAGCGCTTCAGCTGGATCAATCGCGGCAACGGCAGCAATGTCGTCGAGTGTGAAATTGCCGGCAAATACTGAAAGCACAGCAAAGAGCTCTTGCTGTGCTGGGCTCAGCAGTTGATAGCTCCACTCAAGCGCAGCGTGAAGGGCTTGATGCCGTGGAGAGCGTGTCTCGGCGCTGGACTGGAGTAAGCGCAGAAGATTGTCCAGCCGACTCGCAACTTGCTGCACCGACAGGACGTTCAGTCGTCCGGCAATGAGTTCGATGGCGAGTGGCATGCCTTCAAGCCGGGCGCAGATTATGGCAAGAGCCTGAGCTGTCTGCTCATCGATGAGCAGCGATGGCTGCTCAGCACGCGCTCGGGCGAGGAACAGCTGAACAGCCGGGAACGCGGCAAGAGCCTCTGGCGTAAGCGGTTGTGTCGGATCGGGAAATGGTAGTGGGCGCACAGCATAGACGTGCTCGCCAAACGCCTGGAGGGGTTCCCGGCTGGTCGCCAGAATCCTGAGCCGTGGACAGGCTGTAAGGAGGTGCGTGACGAGCCGAGAGCACGCTTCACGTAGATGCTCACAGGTGTCGAGAATCAACATCATGTCATGCGCCGCTAATGCATGGGCCAGCGTTGCCTCCGGTGACTGCCCTGTGTGCCCAGATACAGCCAGCTCTGATACTTCAAGTGCCGTCAGGAGCACATTCGGGAGGAGCGCAGGATCCTCTAAGCCCGATAAATCAACGAACCATACCCCACTGGAAAACCGCGGAAGCACGTTGTTGCCCACTGCAAACGCCAGCCGTGTTTTGCCGATCCCACCAGGTCCAGTGAGTGTAATGAGTCGCGTTGTCTCGAGCGCTCGGGAGACCGCAACGATATCCTCATCGCGACCAATAACTGGAGGGAGCGCAGGTGGCAAATTTGTGCGCGGTGTGCCCATACGCTCTCCTGGTTGGGGAGCGGCCGGCGGTGGGATGGATGACGCGTGCATTTGGCCCGCGGCGATAGCGGTGTACAGCGCATGGCTGGTCGGCAAAGGATCCGTGTCGAGTTCTTGCCGCAGGATCTCGCGGAGTTGCTGGTACTGACGGAGGGCGAGATGACGAGAGCCCGTGCGGGCATAAAGCCGCATTAACGCGACATGGGCATCTTCGTCTGCTGGATCATGGGCAATCACGCGGCGGAGCGTCGTGAGCGCCAGGGTAATCTCTCCGCGCTCCTCGTAAACCCGAGCTAGTGTACGGAGCAGCAGTCCATAGCGTTCACGGAGGCGGAAACGGTCTGCAATCAGCCAGTTGCCATCCATGTCAGCGAGCAAGTCGCCAGTGTACCAGGATGCAGCTGCTTCGAGTAAGGCTGGTTCTTTGGCAGCAAGCGCAGCATCGGCAGCAGATTCAAAAGCGTGAACGTCGAGCCAGATGCCGTCTGGACTCCGCAGTTCGATCCAGGGGCCACTGGTAAAGAGATAGCGTGAAGGGGAATAGGGAGGAAGGCGTGGCTCGAGAGCACGCCGAGCCGCATGGAGCGCTTTATTCAACCGGTTCAACGCAGCATCTGGATCATCCTCGGGCCAGAGCGCTTCGCAAACTTGTTCCCGACGCAGACGAAATCGCCTGCTGAGTGCCAGACAGGCGAGTACAGCCCCTGCCCATGCCTGTCGAAGGGCTTCTGGCGTAACGTCATACTCGCCAGCTTTGATCCGTAACTCGCCGAGAAGCCAAATTCGGAGCATCCCAGGGGTCTGCGGGTGTGCCAGGTCGCTTGCTTGCATGGCTGTGGAGTCCCCTGTAGTGGTAGAGGATAGGCGCAGTATGCTCTACCGATTCTCCCGCCCTGCCCGTCCGGAGCATACACTGCGCCACATGGCTATGCTCCGATAACCTAAGTGTACTGCAATGATGAGAAACCAGTTTCGAATTAACGGAGGCGGAAAAGGTCAGCGAGCCCATCGCCAATGAGGCTGAGCGCAATACCCGTTGCAATAATGGCGGTTCCCGGAAGGGCACTAATCCACCACGCCGTTGTCATAAATGGCTGTCCCTCAGTAATCATCGCTCCCCATTCCGGTGTCGGTGGCTTAACGCCAAGTCCAAGAAAGCTGAGCGCTGCTGCTAGCAAGATGTAGAGAGCCATGTCGGCAGTGGCGAACACCAGTGAGGGGAGAATGACGTTCGGCATCAGATGCCGGAAGATCACTCGACGGTCAGTGTTGCCAAGAGCGCGAGCGGCCAGAACATACTCTTTCTGTTTCTCGACCAGGATCTCACCGCGAATCAGCCGGGCATAGACGACCCATGCAACGAGTGCCACTGCCACGTACATATTCCGTAAGCCAGGACCCAGAATCGCAACAATAGCAATGATCAAAATAATGAACGGGAATGCTTGGACAACATCGACGATGCGCATCACCAGCGTATCCCACCATCCACCAAAGTAACCGGCAAGCGCCCCAAGCAACGTGCCGATCAAGAACGGGGCAAGAACGCTCAACACGCCGACTTGAAGGTCGATCCGCCCACCATAGAGCACGCGCGTAAAGATATCCCGTCCATACATATCAGTCCCAAACAGATGCTGCAGACTGGGTGGCTGCAAGGCGTGGGCGTAGTCGGTGGTATACGGGCCGTAGGGAGTAATGAGCGGCGCGGCGATCGCCAGGAGCAGGATCACTCCCAACAGCCCGATGCCGAGCATGAGGTTCCGCGTGTGCAAAGCCCGCTCCCACCACGGCCGACGCGCAGGAAGTCGCGCGGTGAACAGCGCTGCTGCGGGCGTCTCGAGTGTTGCCATCGACGGCCCTTTCTCCTCAATAGCGGACACGTGGGTCGAGGAACGAATACAGCAGGTCAGTCAACAGGTTAACGAGAATGACAAGCAGAGCAAAGACCAGTGTCAGCGCTTGGACGACCGGATAATCGCGCGCTGCAACGGAATCGATCAGCAAGGCGCCTGCCCCGGGCAAGGCAAAGACTTTCTCCGTAATCACTGTTCCACCCATGAGAAAGCCGGTATGGACGCCAAGGAGCGTTGCCCAGGGAATCAACGCGTTGCGGAGCACGTGGCGTCGGATCACCAGCCCTTCCGCAAGGCCTTTTGCTCGAGCAGTTTTGACATACTCCTCGCTGAGTGTCTGGAGCATGCTGGCCCGTAATGCTCGGATAAGAATCGGCGCGAGGCCGAGCGATAGGGTCAAGGCTGGCAAAAACAGATGCCAAAGATGACCAACAATCCCGTCGCCGAATCCAGAAACTGGGAACCAGCCAAGCCGAATGCTAAAGAACAGAATGAGCATGATGCCAACCCAAAACGTCGGCATGACCATCGTGACAACCAGCGTTGAGCGTACGAGATGGTCGAACCAACTGTCGCGATAGAGCGCGCTTAGCACCCCGAGCGGCACGGAGAACAGTGTCGTCAGGACGACTGTGTACAACGCGACAGCGATCGAGACAGTAAGCCGCGGGCCGATCAGCGCCGCAACCGGTGACCCATATCGATGTGACTCGCCAAGGTTGAGTGTTACCAGGCTGCGCAGATAGTAGAGGTACTGCAACCAGATCGGCTGATCAAGTCCAAGGCTGTGTCGCACACGCGCAATTGTCTCGTCGCTGGCATGCTCGCCAACCAAAGCGGTGACGGGATCTCCGGGAATCAGGCGGAGCATGGCGAAGACCACGAGCGTAACGCCAAAAAGCGCGGGAATGAGCTGAACCAGCCGTCGAACGACGTACTCGCTCCGCGTCATCGCCATGCCTCCGCGTTCTGCCCAGTATCGATGCGTCCCTCTCCGCCCGCGTCAATCTGACTCCTGAGGCTGGGCCGAGGTCGCGAACCCGCTTTATCCGGTGACGTACATCCGCTTAAACACCCACTGCCCCATCGGATGGTGGAAGAAGCCCTGAACGCGCTTCCGCAACACATCGACATAGGGAATAACGAAGAGATAGACGAATGGCGCATCATGCATATGAATTTCCTGGATACGATAGTACAGCTGGCGGCGCTTCTCAGGGTCAAGGGTCTGCCGCGCTTGCTTGGCGAGGTCGATGGCCTCTTGGTTCACCCAGCCAGTGTGATAGTTTTCCGTTTGGTCTGGCAAGATCGCGTAGGAAACGAGTTCATCTGGGTCGATAATGTCATTCGTCCAACCAGCGAGCCGGGCCTGGAACTTGTTTTGGCGATAGTTGTTGGTGAAGACGCCCTGCTCCAGCTGGACGATGTCCAGGTCAACCCCAATCTTGCTCCACATATCTTTGAGCGCCGTCGCAATCTGCAATTGCTGCTGATTGCCAGCCAGAATCTGGAATTCGAGCTTAAATCCATTTGGAACGGACGATTGTGCCATCAGTTGCTTCGCCTTAGTGAGGTCAAATGGATAGCCCGGCTGGTCTTTGTTCCAGTACAGCGCTCCATTGGGCATAAAGCTGTTTGATGGTTCCCCAATACCAAACAGCACCGACTTGATCAATGTCTGCTTATCGGTTGCATAGTTGAGCGCCTGGCGCACGTTGATGTCGTTGAGTGGAGCCTGGCGCGTATTGAGGACAACAAAATTGTTGTATGTCGAGGGGAAAATGAGCACCTGGAGGTTCGAGTCACTCTTGAGATCATTCACCTGGCTCAGCGGCACGTCATTTTGGCCAATGATCCCATCGACTGCCCCACCTTTGACCTGAAGGATGCGGCTGTTACTATCTGGAATCACGGTCAGCGTAATCTGATCGAGACGTGGCAGGCCTGGCTCCCAGTAGTTCGGATTGCGCACAAGTGTCATTGCCTGGCCTTTCTTCCACTCCTTTACATGGAATGGGCCAGTGCCCATCGTCTGCTCAACGAGCTTGTCAACGCCGATCTTTTGCGCAAAGTCCTGCGAAATAATGCTCGCGTTAAACATCGAGATGTCAGACAGAAACGGGGCCCAAGGCTGGCTGAGTGTAATTACGACGGTGCGATCATCCGGCGTTGTTATCTCCTTGACCTGGTCAAGGGTAAACGTCCAGATACTCTCTTTCGTGGTCTTCGCGCGTTCAATCGACCACTTGATATCGCTCACCTTCAGCGGCGTACCATCGTAGAACTTGACGCCTTGGCGAATGTGAAAGGTATATGTTGTCCCGTCCTGAGAGACGTCCCACTTCTCAGCAAGTCCGGGCATAAGCTCCAGCCCGTTGTCTGCCACTGTCACGAGCTGGTCGTAAACATTCATCAAGACCCAGATATCGACATTCCCGTCTTGAGTGACAGGGTCCAAATTGTCGGAGTCCGTACCACGCGCCAGGTTCACCGATCCTCCGCTCTTCCCGGCTGGCGACGCAGCTGGTGTTGGTGTTGCTGGACTTGGCGTCGCGGTAACGTTCTGCTCAATCCGGATCGCTGGAGTGCTAGCTGCGTTCCCTTGCGCGGTTGGACTTGCTTGCCCACCCCCACCGCCGCATGCTGTTAACGCTGCGCTGATTGCCGGAGCGCTGAAGCCGAGCAAGGCTGCTCGGCGAACGAATTCGCGACGGGTGATGTGGCCAGCAGCCAGATGGTGCTGCAATGTCTGAAGCCAAAGGGGATACATGACTCTCCTCCTCCCAGCAGGTTTCTCATGACCGCACGGGACTAGTCTTCGGGCACGGCGATACCCATGAGCAGGCCATGAGCTGGCATCGCCGGACTCGTGGTAACAAAGAGCACTCGTCCGTCAACGGGACTCTTGATCTCTTCGAGCACTTCCCCAAAGAGCGATCCAATGTGTCCCACGCACTGGCCAGCGCGCACAGATTCCCCCGGCTGAACCGCTGCATAAAACAGCCCGGCATGTTCACCGTAGAGCCATTCAAACGCGCGGTAACGGGCTGGTTGCGTTGGCGTTGTCGGTGCTGGTTCGGCGAGCATGCCTAGGTGGGCCAGCACGCGCAAGACCCCATCACGAAGGAGCGCCACCGCCTCAGGCTGTAACTGCCCGATCCCGCCAGCTTCAGCGATAAACGCTGGGACACCATACTCTGCTGCAGCCAGGAAGCTCATTGTGCCGGTTCCCGCCTGTACGCTCCCGCTGATCGTGACGAGATGAGGCAGCCCAAAAACACTCGCAAGCTCCTGCGCCCGTTGATCGACCGGGCGGTCGCCACTGCGGCAGATGGCAAACGGCTCAAGTGCTTCAACGAGGTCACCACCATGAAGGTCGATGGCAACATCGGCCCGGCGGATAAAGTTGTGGAAGAGGGCATGGACCAGTTGTTGCGTGTAGCTCCCATTTGGATCGCCTGGGAAGACTCGATTGGG from the Thermorudis peleae genome contains:
- a CDS encoding AfsR/SARP family transcriptional regulator, producing MQASDLAHPQTPGMLRIWLLGELRIKAGEYDVTPEALRQAWAGAVLACLALSRRFRLRREQVCEALWPEDDPDAALNRLNKALHAARRALEPRLPPYSPSRYLFTSGPWIELRSPDGIWLDVHAFESAADAALAAKEPALLEAAASWYTGDLLADMDGNWLIADRFRLRERYGLLLRTLARVYEERGEITLALTTLRRVIAHDPADEDAHVALMRLYARTGSRHLALRQYQQLREILRQELDTDPLPTSHALYTAIAAGQMHASSIPPPAAPQPGERMGTPRTNLPPALPPVIGRDEDIVAVSRALETTRLITLTGPGGIGKTRLAFAVGNNVLPRFSSGVWFVDLSGLEDPALLPNVLLTALEVSELAVSGHTGQSPEATLAHALAAHDMMLILDTCEHLREACSRLVTHLLTACPRLRILATSREPLQAFGEHVYAVRPLPFPDPTQPLTPEALAAFPAVQLFLARARAEQPSLLIDEQTAQALAIICARLEGMPLAIELIAGRLNVLSVQQVASRLDNLLRLLQSSAETRSPRHQALHAALEWSYQLLSPAQQELFAVLSVFAGNFTLDDIAAVAAIDPAEALDLLDVLARKSLLVVEWQDNIAHYRLLDPVRQYAAAVLARSPRAEEVNARHAAQYIALATQSQLRGPEQPDWIARLTRALPDLRRAAQWLLEHGDPDQLAAFAWGLWSFWSSQATSEGRRWIAACLQRPDVQPGTLPAAILKFVAGRLAFIQGDYDDAAASLADALGCFQALQEREHLADTIFQLGLVAFARGDYTTAQDLYHQALTLRRELQDPRDIALCLHVLGDVALATRDLQGAAAYYRDALAHFHKASTDPGEPAQVLVKQGFLSYLGGAFGAARVFADAALAQARLAGPSRAVVLALLLLPRLHIHDGNLSAARHALSEALTLCQAQRFRRELALTLTTLTLFFAAAGQPQDAWRAAAAMDALQQELGSPPLWFEQDEVQRALAQAPLPEAERDALWLVGHSLPLEHLLSDLHTALAS
- a CDS encoding ABC transporter permease, translated to MATLETPAAALFTARLPARRPWWERALHTRNLMLGIGLLGVILLLAIAAPLITPYGPYTTDYAHALQPPSLQHLFGTDMYGRDIFTRVLYGGRIDLQVGVLSVLAPFLIGTLLGALAGYFGGWWDTLVMRIVDVVQAFPFIILIIAIVAILGPGLRNMYVAVALVAWVVYARLIRGEILVEKQKEYVLAARALGNTDRRVIFRHLMPNVILPSLVFATADMALYILLAAALSFLGLGVKPPTPEWGAMITEGQPFMTTAWWISALPGTAIIATGIALSLIGDGLADLFRLR
- a CDS encoding ABC transporter permease encodes the protein MTRSEYVVRRLVQLIPALFGVTLVVFAMLRLIPGDPVTALVGEHASDETIARVRHSLGLDQPIWLQYLYYLRSLVTLNLGESHRYGSPVAALIGPRLTVSIAVALYTVVLTTLFSVPLGVLSALYRDSWFDHLVRSTLVVTMVMPTFWVGIMLILFFSIRLGWFPVSGFGDGIVGHLWHLFLPALTLSLGLAPILIRALRASMLQTLSEEYVKTARAKGLAEGLVIRRHVLRNALIPWATLLGVHTGFLMGGTVITEKVFALPGAGALLIDSVAARDYPVVQALTLVFALLVILVNLLTDLLYSFLDPRVRY
- a CDS encoding ABC transporter substrate-binding protein; this encodes MYPLWLQTLQHHLAAGHITRREFVRRAALLGFSAPAISAALTACGGGGGQASPTAQGNAASTPAIRIEQNVTATPSPATPTPAASPAGKSGGSVNLARGTDSDNLDPVTQDGNVDIWVLMNVYDQLVTVADNGLELMPGLAEKWDVSQDGTTYTFHIRQGVKFYDGTPLKVSDIKWSIERAKTTKESIWTFTLDQVKEITTPDDRTVVITLSQPWAPFLSDISMFNASIISQDFAQKIGVDKLVEQTMGTGPFHVKEWKKGQAMTLVRNPNYWEPGLPRLDQITLTVIPDSNSRILQVKGGAVDGIIGQNDVPLSQVNDLKSDSNLQVLIFPSTYNNFVVLNTRQAPLNDINVRQALNYATDKQTLIKSVLFGIGEPSNSFMPNGALYWNKDQPGYPFDLTKAKQLMAQSSVPNGFKLEFQILAGNQQQLQIATALKDMWSKIGVDLDIVQLEQGVFTNNYRQNKFQARLAGWTNDIIDPDELVSYAILPDQTENYHTGWVNQEAIDLAKQARQTLDPEKRRQLYYRIQEIHMHDAPFVYLFVIPYVDVLRKRVQGFFHHPMGQWVFKRMYVTG
- a CDS encoding succinylglutamate desuccinylase/aspartoacylase family protein, coding for MMREELGRFPLLGILEPGTVTRRELILPGPALVRDRWPIIAIAGAEPGPAVFVNAGIHGAEYPAIEAVIQLSRLLDPAHVRGVIVLMPVVNLPAFWQRTMFVCPVDGLNPNRVFPGDPNGSYTQQLVHALFHNFIRRADVAIDLHGGDLVEALEPFAICRSGDRPVDQRAQELASVFGLPHLVTISGSVQAGTGTMSFLAAAEYGVPAFIAEAGGIGQLQPEAVALLRDGVLRVLAHLGMLAEPAPTTPTQPARYRAFEWLYGEHAGLFYAAVQPGESVRAGQCVGHIGSLFGEVLEEIKSPVDGRVLFVTTSPAMPAHGLLMGIAVPED